One window of the Myxococcales bacterium genome contains the following:
- the feoB gene encoding ferrous iron transport protein B: MRIALVGQPNCGKSTLFNAIAGYKTEVGNFPGTTIEFTRCKVGCEGHTFELVDVPGLYSLETSGANDLHALDQLAKIAPDVIVNVADASILSRSLELTLELLEIEFPLVLCLNMMDEAAHKGISIDADRLAAGLGIPVVPTIASRGQGIPELFKTALQTACDKRLGRPLGMSRDVESAIGELAAGIAPETAARVGLPPRFIALQWLQRDEVFGKRLGDETVKNGALIQRLAAELETAHGRPSDVVIGSERHALAMNLFESTSTVLVRTKKTQGVDWDRYAMHPVWGFLLLATVLFFFFYAVFGFGRLLEPPLLDLFARLQGLLDNKLPPASLIAFLMKGLIQGFSGGIGIVLPYLFPFLLALALLEDVGYLPRAAFLMDTLMHRIGLHGKAVIPFVLGYGCTVPAIMSVRILETRRDRFVAALLVNLIPCAARSTVIFAVVGFFVGGGWALAFYALDLLVIALAGRLFLKFLPGELTGLILEIPSWKKPALATVLHKVWFRLREFIVVAWPILIVGSVLLSLLEYYRLDDAVNGLLSPLTSGLLGLPAAVGITLVFGILRKELTIVMLIQALGTANLALVMTTEQMVVFTAFILFYIPCLATLTMVHSAFRGKGVLASIAFTTGVATLVALLFRLGFTLFG, encoded by the coding sequence CAAGACCGAAGTTGGCAATTTCCCCGGCACCACCATTGAATTCACTCGCTGCAAGGTCGGCTGTGAAGGGCACACCTTCGAATTGGTGGACGTGCCCGGCCTCTATTCGCTTGAAACAAGCGGGGCAAACGACCTCCACGCCCTGGACCAATTGGCGAAAATCGCCCCCGACGTGATTGTCAATGTCGCCGACGCGAGCATCCTTTCCCGCAGCCTGGAACTCACCTTGGAGCTCCTGGAAATCGAATTCCCCCTCGTCCTTTGCCTGAACATGATGGATGAGGCCGCGCATAAGGGAATCAGCATCGATGCCGATCGCCTCGCGGCGGGCCTCGGCATCCCCGTGGTGCCCACCATCGCCAGCCGCGGCCAAGGGATCCCGGAATTGTTCAAGACCGCCCTTCAAACGGCTTGTGACAAGCGCCTCGGCCGGCCGCTGGGCATGAGCCGCGACGTGGAATCCGCCATCGGCGAACTGGCGGCGGGGATCGCGCCGGAGACCGCCGCCCGCGTCGGCCTGCCGCCTCGGTTCATCGCGTTGCAATGGCTGCAACGGGACGAGGTTTTCGGCAAGCGGCTCGGCGACGAAACCGTGAAAAACGGCGCGCTGATCCAACGGTTGGCGGCCGAACTGGAAACGGCGCACGGCCGTCCATCCGACGTGGTCATCGGTTCCGAGCGTCATGCCCTGGCTATGAACTTGTTTGAATCGACCTCGACCGTCCTGGTTCGCACCAAGAAAACCCAAGGCGTGGATTGGGATCGTTATGCCATGCATCCGGTCTGGGGCTTTCTTCTGCTCGCGACCGTGCTCTTTTTCTTCTTTTACGCGGTGTTCGGCTTCGGGCGTCTGCTCGAGCCGCCGCTCCTGGATCTCTTCGCTCGCTTGCAGGGACTGTTGGACAACAAGCTGCCGCCCGCCAGCTTGATCGCCTTTTTAATGAAGGGTCTGATCCAAGGCTTCTCCGGCGGGATCGGAATCGTCCTCCCCTATTTGTTTCCCTTTTTGTTGGCGTTGGCGCTTCTGGAGGATGTCGGCTACCTTCCCCGCGCGGCTTTCCTGATGGACACCCTGATGCATCGAATCGGCCTCCATGGCAAGGCCGTGATTCCTTTCGTCTTGGGATACGGCTGCACGGTGCCGGCGATCATGAGTGTCCGGATCCTGGAAACCCGGCGGGACCGTTTTGTCGCCGCGTTGCTGGTGAACCTGATCCCCTGCGCCGCGCGCTCGACCGTGATCTTCGCGGTGGTGGGATTTTTCGTCGGCGGCGGCTGGGCTCTCGCTTTCTACGCGCTGGATCTCCTGGTGATCGCCCTTGCCGGCCGCTTGTTTTTAAAATTCCTGCCGGGCGAACTGACCGGCCTCATCCTGGAAATACCTTCCTGGAAAAAACCCGCCCTCGCGACCGTTCTTCACAAGGTGTGGTTCCGGCTGCGTGAATTCATCGTTGTCGCCTGGCCGATTCTGATCGTCGGCAGCGTGCTGCTCAGCCTGCTGGAATATTACCGCCTGGACGACGCGGTGAATGGCCTTCTTTCGCCGCTTACCAGCGGCTTGCTCGGCCTGCCCGCCGCCGTGGGCATCACGCTGGTGTTCGGCATTTTGCGAAAAGAACTGACAATCGTCATGCTCATTCAGGCGCTCGGCACGGCGAATCTTGCTTTGGTGATGACCACCGAACAAATGGTCGTCTTCACCGCGTTCATTCTTTTCTATATCCCCTGCCTCGCCACCCTGACGATGGTCCATTCCGCATTTCGCGGCAAGGGAGTTCTCGCAAGCATTGCCTTCACCACCGGCGTCGCCACCTTGGTCGCGCTTCTCTTCCGCTTGGGTTTCACCCTTTT